From a region of the Pectobacterium aquaticum genome:
- the trkH gene encoding Trk system potassium transporter TrkH — protein MHLRAITRIVGQLVILFSGTMVIPGLVALIYRDGAGRAFTQTFIVALAIGIMLWLPNRKQKHELKSREGFLIVVLFWTVLGSVGALPFLFAEHPNLGVTDAFFESFSGLTTTGATTLVGLDSLPKAILFYRQMLQWFGGMGIIVLAVAILPILGVGGMQLYRAEMPGPLKENKMRPRIADTAKTLWLIYLLLTIACAVALWLAGMPVFDAIGHSFSTVSVGGFSTHDASIGYFNSPTINTIIAIFLLISGCNFGLHFALLSGRSLKVYWRDPEFRMFIFVQLSLVAVCTIVLWFHHVYDSGMQTINQSFFQVVSMATTAGFTTDSIASWPLFLPVLLLCSAFVGGCAGSTGGGLKVIRILLLFLQGSRELKRLVHPNAVYTIKLGHRALPERILEAVWGFFSAYALVFIVSMLAVIATGVDDFSAFAAVAATLNNLGPGLGVVAENFTSMNDTAKWILILTMLFGRLEVFTLLVLFTPTFWRE, from the coding sequence ATGCACTTGCGCGCCATAACCCGTATTGTCGGCCAGTTGGTTATCCTTTTTTCTGGGACGATGGTTATTCCCGGACTGGTGGCGTTAATTTATCGCGATGGCGCCGGCCGAGCGTTTACGCAGACATTTATTGTCGCGCTGGCGATTGGCATCATGCTATGGCTACCAAACCGAAAACAGAAGCATGAACTGAAATCTCGTGAAGGATTCCTGATCGTAGTCCTCTTCTGGACGGTGCTGGGCAGCGTCGGTGCGCTGCCTTTCCTGTTTGCTGAACATCCTAATTTGGGCGTAACGGATGCTTTTTTCGAATCGTTCTCTGGGTTAACGACAACGGGCGCCACTACGCTTGTCGGGTTGGATTCACTGCCTAAAGCTATTCTGTTTTATCGACAAATGCTGCAATGGTTTGGTGGGATGGGGATCATCGTACTCGCCGTTGCCATCCTGCCGATTCTTGGTGTCGGTGGAATGCAGCTTTATCGTGCGGAGATGCCGGGGCCGTTGAAGGAAAACAAAATGCGCCCGCGTATTGCCGATACGGCAAAAACGCTGTGGCTGATTTATCTTTTACTTACGATTGCTTGTGCTGTCGCGCTTTGGCTGGCTGGCATGCCGGTATTCGATGCGATTGGCCACAGCTTCTCTACGGTGTCTGTCGGCGGGTTCTCTACTCATGATGCGAGTATCGGCTACTTTAATAGCCCAACGATTAACACCATCATCGCGATATTCCTGCTGATTTCCGGCTGTAACTTTGGTTTGCACTTTGCTCTGCTGAGTGGTCGCAGCCTGAAGGTATACTGGCGTGACCCAGAATTCCGCATGTTCATTTTTGTTCAGTTGTCGCTGGTGGCCGTGTGTACGATTGTCCTGTGGTTCCATCACGTGTATGACAGCGGGATGCAGACGATCAATCAGTCGTTCTTTCAAGTTGTCTCGATGGCGACAACGGCAGGGTTTACGACGGATAGCATTGCATCCTGGCCGCTTTTTCTGCCTGTTTTGCTTCTGTGTTCCGCGTTTGTTGGCGGGTGTGCGGGCTCAACTGGGGGCGGCTTGAAAGTGATTCGTATCCTGCTGCTTTTCCTGCAAGGATCGCGTGAGCTCAAGCGTTTAGTGCATCCGAATGCGGTTTACACGATCAAGCTGGGGCACCGCGCGTTGCCGGAGCGTATCCTTGAAGCCGTATGGGGATTCTTTTCCGCGTATGCGCTGGTTTTTATTGTCAGCATGCTAGCCGTCATTGCGACAGGCGTTGATGATTTCTCTGCGTTTGCGGCGGTCGCCGCCACATTGAATAATCTGGGGCCGGGTTTGGGTGTCGTCGCGGAGAATTTTACGTCGATGAATGATACGGCGAAATGGATTCTGATACTGACGATGCTGTTTGGTCGTTTGGAAGTCTTCACGCTTTTAGTGCTGTTTACGCCAACCTTCTGGCGGGAATAG
- a CDS encoding IMPACT family protein produces the protein MQAYPIPAAPVSFSEEIKKSRFTTILAATPGIDAAKAFIQHVREEHASAGHHCWAFVAGAPDDSQQLGFSDDGEPSGTAGKPMLSQLMGSGVGEITAVVVRYYGGIPLGTGGLVKAYGGGVQQALKLLSLQEKVLQKEYGLHCDYALLPQLESLIFQLGGKILHSEYGVEVVLRFSIPVRGTEEAAMKLRDLSRGALHLLPVP, from the coding sequence ATGCAAGCGTATCCTATTCCTGCTGCGCCAGTGAGCTTCAGCGAGGAAATCAAGAAAAGCCGCTTTACGACGATCCTGGCGGCAACACCGGGAATTGACGCGGCGAAAGCGTTTATCCAGCATGTCAGGGAAGAGCATGCTTCGGCGGGTCACCACTGCTGGGCATTTGTTGCGGGTGCGCCTGACGATTCGCAGCAACTGGGTTTTTCTGACGATGGTGAGCCTTCCGGCACGGCAGGTAAGCCGATGCTGTCGCAACTAATGGGAAGCGGTGTCGGTGAGATTACGGCCGTGGTCGTACGCTACTACGGTGGAATCCCTCTGGGCACGGGTGGGTTAGTGAAGGCTTATGGTGGTGGTGTTCAGCAAGCGCTGAAGCTGCTATCGCTGCAAGAGAAAGTATTGCAAAAAGAGTATGGCTTACACTGTGACTATGCACTGTTGCCCCAGCTTGAATCACTGATCTTCCAGCTTGGCGGAAAAATTCTGCATAGTGAGTATGGCGTGGAAGTCGTATTGCGGTTCTCTATCCCCGTTAGGGGAACCGAGGAGGCGGCAATGAAATTACGTGATTTAAGCCGCGGCGCGTTGCATTTATTGCCGGTTCCATAA
- the pepQ gene encoding Xaa-Pro dipeptidase yields MEKLASLYHHHLATLQARAQTVLARHQLDALLIHSGELLTVFLDDHDYPFKVNPQFKAWVPVTQVPNCWLWVDGVNPPKLWFYSPVDYWHNVAPVPESFWTEEIEITVLRNADDIGQLLPSQRERVAYIGYAPQRAQDLGIRADNINPQGVLDYLHYHRAYKTDYELACMREAQKTAVIGHRAAHEAFLSGMSEFDINLAYLTATGHRDIDVPYGNIIALNEHAAVLHYTQLDHQVPSDVRSFLIDAGAEYNGYAADLTRTYSAQSDGAFALLINDLNQEMLSLIDTVQAGVRYTDYHLQMHQRIAKLLKSHQLVRDISEEAMVEQGMTSLFLPHGLGHPLGLQVHDVAGFMQDDRGTHLAAPSQHPYLRCTRVLEPGMVMTIEPGIYFIESLLAPWREGELRQHFDWQKIDVLKPFGGIRIEDNIVIHEGRVENMTRDLNLA; encoded by the coding sequence ATGGAAAAGCTGGCTTCTTTATATCATCACCATCTGGCTACGCTGCAAGCGCGTGCTCAGACGGTTTTAGCGCGCCATCAGCTTGACGCATTACTGATTCACTCTGGTGAGCTGTTGACCGTTTTTCTGGACGATCACGACTATCCTTTTAAAGTTAACCCGCAATTTAAAGCGTGGGTGCCTGTCACGCAGGTGCCGAACTGCTGGCTATGGGTTGACGGTGTTAACCCGCCGAAGCTGTGGTTCTATTCGCCAGTCGATTACTGGCATAACGTTGCGCCTGTCCCCGAGAGCTTCTGGACTGAAGAGATTGAGATTACCGTGCTACGGAATGCTGATGATATTGGGCAACTGCTTCCATCGCAGCGCGAGCGTGTTGCCTATATCGGCTATGCCCCGCAGCGTGCGCAGGATTTGGGAATTCGTGCAGACAATATTAATCCTCAGGGCGTATTGGATTATCTGCACTATCATCGCGCTTACAAAACAGACTACGAACTGGCCTGCATGCGTGAAGCGCAGAAGACCGCTGTTATCGGTCACCGGGCGGCGCATGAAGCGTTCCTGTCCGGGATGAGCGAATTCGATATTAATTTGGCGTATCTGACGGCTACCGGCCATCGGGATATCGATGTCCCTTACGGTAATATCATCGCGCTAAATGAACATGCCGCAGTGTTGCACTATACCCAGCTCGATCATCAGGTGCCTTCCGATGTCCGCAGTTTTCTGATTGATGCGGGTGCCGAATATAACGGCTATGCCGCCGATCTGACGCGTACCTATTCTGCGCAGAGTGATGGTGCGTTTGCCCTACTGATTAACGATCTCAATCAGGAAATGCTTTCATTGATTGATACCGTTCAGGCGGGAGTGCGTTATACCGATTACCATCTTCAGATGCATCAGCGGATTGCGAAGCTGCTGAAATCACATCAACTGGTGCGGGACATCAGCGAAGAGGCTATGGTGGAGCAAGGGATGACATCGCTTTTCCTGCCGCACGGTCTTGGCCACCCGCTGGGCTTGCAGGTGCATGATGTCGCCGGATTTATGCAAGACGATCGCGGCACACATCTGGCAGCGCCGTCGCAGCATCCTTATTTGCGTTGTACTCGCGTGCTTGAACCCGGCATGGTCATGACGATCGAACCGGGCATCTATTTCATCGAATCCTTGCTTGCTCCGTGGCGTGAGGGAGAATTGCGTCAGCACTTTGACTGGCAAAAAATCGATGTGCTGAAACCGTTTGGCGGTATCCGTATCGAGGATAATATTGTCATTCATGAAGGGCGCGTGGAGAACATGACGCGCGACCTGAATCTGGCCTGA